One Nicotiana sylvestris chromosome 12, ASM39365v2, whole genome shotgun sequence genomic window carries:
- the LOC104246309 gene encoding uncharacterized mitochondrial protein AtMg00820-like: MQDELNQFERSQVWHLVPRPKDRSVISTKWVFRNELNEDGTITRNKTRLVVQGHSQEEGIDYDETFTPVARLEAIRLIIAFSAYMEFTLHQMDVKNAVLNGYLKEQMFVKQPPSFEIKECPNHA; encoded by the coding sequence atgcaagatgaactcaaccaatttgagagaagtcaagtttggcatctggtaccaagacccaaggacagatcagtaattAGCACAAAATGGGTCTTTAGAAACGAACTTAATGAAGATGGAACAATTACAAGGAACAAGACAAGATTGGTAGTTCAAGGACATAGTCAAGAGGAGGGCATtgactatgatgagacctttaCTCCAGTTGCAAGGTTGGAAGCAATTAGACTCATTATAGCCTTTTCTGcttacatggaattcactctccatcagatggatgtcaagaaTGCCGTCCTCAATGGCTATCTAAAGGAACAAAtgtttgtcaaacaacctccaAGCTTTGAAATCAAGGAATGTCCTAATCATGCTTGA